Proteins co-encoded in one Candidatus Stoquefichus sp. SB1 genomic window:
- a CDS encoding potassium channel family protein, which yields MMEFYKKSVTYRIVIIGCGRLGANLADCLYDEGKEVIVVDKEETAFRKLSSSYGGLTLVSDATELDTFEELNINKKTILIVVTDNDNTNIMISQIAREVYHIKTIICRLYDPQRECVYDEFHIETICPTFLSVHRIEHILKDKGVQEA from the coding sequence ATGATGGAATTTTATAAAAAAAGCGTGACATATAGAATAGTAATAATAGGATGTGGGAGATTAGGTGCCAATTTAGCTGATTGCTTATATGATGAAGGGAAAGAAGTCATTGTTGTTGACAAAGAAGAAACAGCATTTAGAAAATTATCTTCATCATATGGAGGTTTAACATTAGTGAGTGATGCAACAGAACTCGATACTTTTGAAGAGTTGAATATTAATAAAAAAACAATTCTTATTGTTGTGACTGATAATGATAATACAAATATTATGATTTCACAGATTGCTAGAGAAGTTTATCATATAAAAACAATTATATGTCGTTTATATGATCCACAAAGAGAATGTGTTTATGATGAATTTCATATTGAAACCATTTGTCCAACATTTTTATCAGTTCATCGCATTGAACATATTTTAAAAGATAAAGGGGTGCAGGAAGCATGA
- a CDS encoding potassium channel family protein, which produces MKKKVLLVGGLHKAMSLAQSLLEKGYEVTAINNHYEDCLMLASIEDLEVIHGDGTKPFILEEADTSGKDIVIALTQKDDDNLVICELSKKKFKVKKTVALVRDPQKTAFFYQMGIDSVVCAINAITGIIEQQAFVDEMSKTISMEDGRVSIIELKINSEMPSVNKKLWELKIPAQAIIGYILRNDQGIVPRGDTRILTGDTLIVICDTSVRALVTREMTGQ; this is translated from the coding sequence ATGAAAAAGAAAGTTTTATTAGTAGGTGGACTGCATAAAGCCATGTCATTAGCTCAATCATTACTTGAAAAGGGCTATGAAGTGACTGCCATTAACAATCATTATGAAGACTGCTTAATGTTAGCTAGCATTGAAGATTTAGAAGTTATTCATGGTGATGGAACAAAACCATTTATCTTAGAAGAAGCAGATACTTCAGGAAAAGATATTGTTATTGCATTAACACAGAAAGATGATGATAATTTAGTGATTTGTGAATTAAGTAAGAAAAAATTTAAAGTCAAGAAAACAGTTGCTTTAGTTCGTGATCCTCAAAAAACAGCATTCTTTTATCAAATGGGAATAGATTCCGTTGTTTGTGCCATTAATGCGATTACGGGGATTATTGAACAACAAGCATTTGTAGATGAAATGAGCAAAACAATATCAATGGAAGATGGACGTGTCAGTATTATTGAATTGAAAATCAATTCTGAAATGCCATCCGTGAATAAGAAATTATGGGAATTAAAAATACCGGCACAAGCGATTATTGGATATATTCTAAGAAATGATCAGGGAATAGTACCACGAGGGGATACCAGAATTTTAACTGGTGATACTTTGATTGTGATTTGTGATACATCTGTTCGCGCTCTTGTAACTAGGGAGATGACAGGACAATGA
- a CDS encoding TrkH family potassium uptake protein translates to MKRILKSNNYYGQFLILIGMLLLVPLVTIIFYPQDINQIYAFVIPSLIAIFLGLGICYVHPRRMLPDNWRTSIHEGSLTVLYAWLIGIVLGSMPFVISRQLSFVQALFEAVSGWTTTGLSVVDVTKVNHLFQFHRCFMQFCGGLGFIMMILFFVQENQAANLYDAEGHPDRLEPRLINTVRMIFGIYSVSLIIGSFLYYIFGMNWFDSIFHAMCSLSTGGFSTQVESIGAYKSIAIEWVTILLMIIGTTNFAVLLLMVKRKWKQVIKISELKLFTVLVITFTIIVAVSLSYSLYISVSESLRIAVFNVVSALSTTGYATMSYQDWPTLAVFALIVLMLIGGGYGSTAGGMKLTRVYIAFQTLKKTFRQKLSSKRSVNKIYHYRAQGRTEINASLMQDTVSYILIYFIIFLIGTGLITLFLNCDLQSAMFEFASALGTVGLSVGLTGPQTPAIILIIEMCGMLLGRLEIFVVFIGISGILYKMKRQLLRE, encoded by the coding sequence ATGAAACGTATTTTAAAAAGTAATAATTATTATGGACAATTTCTCATTCTTATTGGTATGTTATTGCTTGTTCCTTTAGTAACGATTATCTTTTATCCACAAGATATAAATCAAATCTATGCATTTGTGATTCCTTCTCTTATTGCTATTTTTCTAGGTCTAGGAATATGTTATGTTCATCCTAGAAGAATGCTCCCAGATAATTGGCGAACTTCTATTCATGAAGGCAGTTTAACAGTTCTTTATGCATGGTTAATAGGGATTGTTTTAGGCTCAATGCCATTTGTCATTAGCAGACAGTTATCGTTTGTTCAAGCTTTATTTGAAGCAGTGAGTGGATGGACAACAACTGGTTTATCAGTTGTTGATGTAACAAAGGTTAATCATTTATTTCAGTTTCATCGTTGTTTCATGCAGTTTTGTGGAGGATTGGGTTTTATTATGATGATTCTTTTCTTTGTACAAGAAAATCAAGCTGCTAATTTATATGATGCTGAAGGCCATCCTGATCGATTGGAACCTAGACTTATTAACACAGTGCGTATGATCTTTGGGATTTATTCAGTGTCATTAATTATTGGATCTTTTCTTTATTATATATTTGGTATGAATTGGTTTGATAGTATTTTTCATGCAATGTGTTCATTGTCAACAGGTGGATTTTCAACTCAAGTAGAAAGCATAGGCGCTTATAAGAGTATTGCTATTGAATGGGTAACGATTCTCTTGATGATTATTGGAACAACAAACTTTGCTGTTTTGTTATTAATGGTTAAAAGAAAATGGAAACAAGTTATAAAGATTAGCGAATTAAAATTATTTACTGTATTGGTTATCACCTTTACGATAATCGTTGCTGTATCACTCAGTTATTCACTTTACATATCAGTGAGTGAAAGTTTAAGAATAGCAGTTTTTAATGTGGTTTCTGCTTTATCAACAACAGGCTACGCAACCATGTCATATCAAGATTGGCCAACCCTTGCTGTTTTTGCGTTGATTGTATTAATGTTGATAGGTGGAGGATATGGTTCAACTGCTGGAGGTATGAAACTCACTCGTGTTTATATTGCTTTTCAAACATTGAAAAAAACATTTCGTCAAAAATTGTCCTCAAAACGAAGTGTGAATAAAATTTATCATTATCGTGCACAAGGAAGAACTGAAATTAATGCCTCTCTTATGCAAGATACAGTGAGTTATATTTTGATTTATTTTATTATCTTTTTAATCGGAACAGGTCTCATAACCTTATTTCTAAATTGCGATTTACAAAGTGCAATGTTCGAGTTTGCCTCTGCCTTAGGAACTGTGGGTTTATCTGTTGGGTTAACTGGGCCCCAAACCCCTGCTATCATCTTAATTATAGAAATGTGTGGGATGTTACTTGGTAGACTTGAAATATTTGTTGTATTTATTGGTATAAGTGGCATTTTATATAAAATGAAAAGGCAATTGTTAAGAGAATAG
- a CDS encoding alpha/beta hydrolase family protein, protein MRKLKVLCSIFVIALLCGCQNNNTKSDQTLEYTSEDITLTSQRNTDIPATVVVPKGEEKHPYVVLLHGFIGERNGCNNFEPTANQLAEKGIASIRIDFPGNGDSKEAYTAYDLTNMTNDISSAIDIMQSKYNGDQNHVGLIGHSMGGRIVSLYLNDKIQAAALWAPAANTGLKGLADFMGGNEEVNKMYNEAKEKGASSFKLWGEPYVDCSLKFFEENKAADPLKNIAQYNGKLMIAVDDFDEYVSKETTNNVINAAKKIEVLNVANSDHVFDAADGSGSQKPRQLLVDETVQFFVNNLK, encoded by the coding sequence ATGAGGAAATTAAAAGTATTATGTAGTATTTTCGTTATTGCATTATTGTGTGGGTGCCAAAATAACAACACAAAGTCTGATCAAACTTTAGAGTACACGAGTGAAGATATAACACTTACTTCTCAAAGAAATACAGACATACCAGCAACAGTTGTTGTTCCTAAAGGTGAAGAAAAACATCCCTATGTTGTTTTATTGCATGGATTTATAGGTGAGCGTAATGGGTGCAACAATTTTGAACCAACTGCTAATCAACTGGCAGAAAAAGGAATTGCCAGTATTCGTATTGATTTCCCAGGAAATGGTGACAGCAAAGAAGCATATACTGCTTATGATTTGACAAATATGACAAATGATATATCTAGTGCTATAGATATTATGCAATCAAAGTATAATGGTGATCAAAATCATGTTGGTCTTATTGGACATAGTATGGGTGGCAGAATAGTTTCATTATATCTTAATGATAAGATACAAGCAGCTGCTTTATGGGCACCAGCTGCCAATACTGGATTGAAAGGTTTAGCAGATTTTATGGGAGGTAATGAAGAAGTTAATAAAATGTATAATGAAGCCAAAGAAAAAGGTGCTTCATCATTTAAACTTTGGGGAGAACCCTATGTGGATTGCAGTCTAAAATTCTTTGAAGAAAATAAAGCTGCAGATCCATTAAAAAATATTGCTCAATATAATGGAAAACTTATGATAGCTGTTGATGATTTTGATGAATATGTGAGTAAAGAAACAACAAATAATGTCATTAATGCGGCTAAGAAAATAGAAGTCTTAAATGTAGCTAATAGTGATCATGTTTTTGATGCAGCTGATGGTTCAGGGTCACAAAAACCAAGACAACTCCTTGTTGATGAAACAGTACAATTTTTTGTAAACAATTTAAAATAA
- a CDS encoding family 1 glycosylhydrolase: MELKETFLWGGSLSANQVEGCWDSDGKGPAIMDYITSGSYQKAREITDKIDQDQYYPSHTGIDFYHRYQEDIKLFSELGFKALRISIDWSRIFPMGDEDKPNSKGLEYYHRVIDTLLAYHIEPIVTLYHYEMPINIVKKYHSWMNRQTIDLYLHFCKAVMNSLKGKVKYWVTFNEMNHIDPQTENSDLFTYMITGIKYSSLENPKQILATMSYHMILASVKAVALAHEIDEKNQVGCVFGLTPVYPRNCNPINVMNAFREMEKDYYQIDAMANGQFPDYKIAEYQKTGIQLDITESDRQAFMIGKLDFIGINYYMSSVAKYEGDDKQEEAFFGGVQNPYLKTSDWGWAIDGIGLRYILNYTYHKYGIPIMITENGLGAVDVRDANGNIEDDYRISYLEEHIREMKKAIVEDHVDCIGYLTWAPIDLVSLTTGEMKKRYGFIYVDKYDDGSGDLSRHKKKSFYWFQDIIKENAKQL; encoded by the coding sequence ATGGAATTGAAAGAGACGTTTTTGTGGGGTGGGAGTTTATCAGCAAATCAAGTAGAAGGATGCTGGGATAGTGATGGAAAAGGACCAGCAATTATGGATTATATTACATCTGGTTCATATCAAAAAGCACGAGAGATTACAGATAAAATAGATCAAGATCAATACTATCCATCACATACTGGAATTGATTTTTATCATCGCTATCAAGAAGATATCAAGCTTTTTTCTGAATTAGGTTTTAAGGCTTTGCGTATTTCAATTGATTGGTCAAGAATTTTTCCAATGGGTGATGAAGACAAACCTAATTCCAAAGGATTGGAATATTATCATCGAGTAATAGATACGCTTTTAGCATATCATATTGAACCTATTGTTACTCTATATCATTATGAAATGCCAATCAATATAGTTAAAAAATATCATTCATGGATGAATCGTCAAACAATTGATCTATATTTACATTTTTGTAAAGCTGTGATGAATTCTTTGAAAGGAAAAGTGAAATATTGGGTTACTTTTAATGAGATGAATCATATTGACCCACAAACTGAAAATTCAGATCTCTTTACCTATATGATTACAGGAATCAAATATTCAAGTCTGGAAAATCCTAAACAAATCCTAGCAACTATGAGTTATCATATGATACTCGCAAGTGTTAAAGCTGTTGCATTAGCTCATGAGATTGATGAGAAAAATCAGGTGGGATGTGTATTTGGACTCACACCAGTCTATCCAAGGAATTGTAATCCTATTAATGTTATGAATGCTTTTAGGGAAATGGAGAAAGATTATTACCAGATTGATGCAATGGCAAATGGACAATTTCCAGATTATAAAATAGCCGAGTATCAAAAAACTGGTATTCAACTAGATATTACTGAGTCAGATCGTCAGGCATTTATGATAGGAAAATTAGATTTTATTGGAATTAATTACTATATGTCAAGTGTTGCTAAATATGAAGGTGATGACAAACAAGAAGAGGCTTTCTTTGGTGGTGTTCAAAATCCTTATTTAAAGACAAGCGATTGGGGATGGGCAATTGATGGTATAGGATTACGATATATTTTAAACTATACATATCATAAGTATGGAATACCCATTATGATTACTGAAAATGGATTAGGGGCTGTTGATGTTAGAGATGCTAATGGAAATATTGAAGATGATTATCGTATCAGTTATCTAGAAGAACATATTCGAGAGATGAAGAAAGCTATTGTAGAAGATCATGTTGATTGTATTGGCTATTTAACATGGGCACCTATTGATCTTGTGAGTCTGACAACAGGTGAGATGAAAAAAAGATATGGCTTTATTTATGTTGATAAATATGATGATGGAAGTGGTGATTTATCAAGACATAAAAAGAAATCGTTTTATTGGTTTCAAGACATTATAAAAGAGAATGCAAAGCAATTATGA
- a CDS encoding BglG family transcription antiterminator: MGNVNKKILDLFQSQDIITLDELKNYLGFSERKVREFLSELRDAGDKNGFQIVTVSKRGYFLQITDDTKYQSYLHQLNDDFQQSIAKKEYRISLILFLLLQNTGFTSINQIAEILDVSRSTVINDMNDVKAQLLHNHLCLESRSHYGIRVSGDEKDIRQMLSSISRKVIEDQNVHLEFFEFIEKLDFDLVTDKFISLLNEYNIIMTNNAIESILFHLKILIYRILQKNYINEIKINKNLIDSNIFAITKKLLSFIENQYSIQITDDEIDLVASQIFGKASSEKVPLNQKMKLAKSIREALIKVDRDFDTNFSEDTVLKESLLLHLHPLIMRVTYGLTLSDSLVKSVSVQYMNAFLVAMRFIDYHEELKEYQLSRDEIGYLALHFATHIERENQAKMQSIKKIVFIADSMKSSTLLIKTKIQSYFPLANIMVIPHMSVAKHDMEEIELIISTEPVHLEKGQNKVVVIHQNLDEKDFHKIKNEIIFSGEQYKNNVLGLQDLFYEDLFWVEKNGDYLDLITKMCDKMVDKGYARQGFRESVLEREKRFSTIYDTGIASPHSLQPMGNIDSVGVILLEKPAVFHDKEVKCIFVINVKKGHLLLHQEISDFLIKLMNDSNKIKQLDLINTYQKLSVFVKEFL, encoded by the coding sequence ATGGGTAACGTGAATAAAAAAATATTAGATTTGTTTCAATCTCAAGACATTATCACACTAGATGAACTCAAGAATTATCTTGGTTTTTCAGAAAGAAAAGTGAGAGAATTTTTAAGTGAATTAAGAGATGCAGGAGATAAGAATGGATTTCAAATTGTGACTGTAAGTAAACGTGGTTATTTTTTACAAATAACAGATGATACAAAATATCAATCTTATTTACATCAACTCAATGATGATTTCCAGCAATCCATTGCTAAAAAAGAGTATCGTATATCATTAATCTTATTCTTGTTATTACAAAATACTGGATTTACTTCAATAAATCAAATCGCTGAAATTCTAGATGTCAGTCGCAGTACAGTGATTAATGATATGAATGATGTCAAAGCACAACTCTTACACAATCATTTGTGTTTAGAATCTCGTTCTCATTATGGGATTAGGGTGTCTGGAGATGAAAAGGACATACGACAGATGTTGTCTAGCATTAGCAGAAAGGTCATAGAGGATCAAAATGTTCATTTGGAATTCTTTGAATTTATTGAGAAATTGGATTTTGATTTGGTGACAGATAAATTTATCTCTTTATTAAATGAATACAACATTATTATGACTAACAATGCTATTGAATCTATATTGTTTCATCTTAAAATCTTGATTTATCGTATTTTACAGAAGAATTATATCAATGAAATTAAGATTAATAAGAATCTGATTGATTCTAACATATTTGCGATTACCAAAAAATTACTCTCCTTTATTGAAAATCAATATTCAATTCAAATCACGGATGATGAAATTGATTTAGTGGCATCACAAATTTTTGGAAAAGCCAGTTCTGAAAAGGTGCCACTCAATCAAAAGATGAAACTGGCAAAATCCATTCGTGAAGCTTTAATAAAGGTGGATAGAGATTTTGATACAAATTTTAGTGAAGATACAGTCTTAAAAGAAAGTTTATTATTACATTTGCATCCATTGATTATGCGTGTGACTTATGGCTTAACATTAAGTGATTCTTTGGTGAAATCAGTATCTGTACAATATATGAATGCTTTTCTCGTTGCTATGCGATTTATAGATTATCATGAGGAATTAAAAGAATATCAGTTATCCCGTGATGAGATAGGATATTTGGCATTACATTTTGCAACTCATATTGAAAGAGAAAATCAAGCCAAGATGCAAAGTATTAAAAAAATTGTTTTTATTGCTGATAGTATGAAGAGTTCAACACTGCTAATTAAAACAAAAATTCAATCTTATTTTCCTTTGGCTAATATTATGGTGATTCCCCATATGTCAGTTGCAAAGCATGATATGGAGGAAATAGAATTAATTATTTCAACTGAGCCTGTTCATTTAGAAAAGGGACAAAATAAAGTTGTTGTCATACATCAAAATCTTGATGAGAAAGATTTTCATAAGATTAAAAATGAAATTATCTTTTCAGGAGAACAATATAAAAATAATGTCTTAGGATTACAGGATTTGTTTTATGAAGATTTGTTCTGGGTTGAAAAAAATGGTGATTATCTTGATTTAATTACTAAAATGTGTGACAAGATGGTTGATAAAGGATATGCAAGGCAAGGCTTTAGAGAATCTGTATTAGAAAGAGAAAAACGTTTTTCTACAATATATGATACAGGTATTGCTTCTCCACATAGTCTTCAACCAATGGGAAATATTGATAGTGTTGGTGTTATCTTGTTGGAAAAGCCAGCAGTATTTCATGATAAAGAAGTGAAGTGTATATTTGTAATTAATGTCAAAAAAGGGCACTTATTATTGCATCAGGAAATTAGTGATTTCTTAATCAAACTGATGAATGATAGCAACAAAATCAAACAATTAGACCTTATAAACACATATCAGAAATTAAGCGTGTTTGTAAAAGAGTTTTTGTAA
- a CDS encoding PTS lactose/cellobiose transporter subunit IIA produces MEEEVMTIILNAGDARSKCLLALKSARKGEFEKAKDLLKQVSQSMVLAHDVQTKLIQKEISGKKQEVSLLMVHAQDHLMTAMAIRDMVEEMVAYAEELNKKMEEKL; encoded by the coding sequence ATGGAAGAAGAAGTTATGACAATTATATTAAATGCTGGGGATGCACGTTCTAAGTGTCTATTGGCTTTAAAGTCGGCAAGAAAAGGAGAATTTGAAAAAGCAAAGGACTTATTAAAACAAGTGAGTCAATCTATGGTGTTGGCTCATGATGTTCAAACAAAACTCATTCAAAAAGAAATATCTGGTAAGAAACAGGAAGTGAGTTTATTAATGGTACATGCGCAAGATCACTTGATGACAGCTATGGCTATTAGAGATATGGTAGAGGAAATGGTCGCTTATGCAGAAGAATTAAATAAGAAAATGGAGGAAAAGTTATGA
- a CDS encoding PTS sugar transporter subunit IIB has translation MIKKILLACSGGFSTSMLVQRMKEAAAAKNLDIEILAVGEDNIFEQLDSDVLLLAPQIAHKLEDLSSDLDMPVFTIDMMDYGMMNGEKVLNEVLEKVE, from the coding sequence ATGATTAAGAAAATTTTGTTAGCTTGTTCTGGTGGGTTTTCTACAAGTATGTTAGTGCAGAGAATGAAAGAGGCAGCCGCCGCTAAGAATTTAGACATCGAAATATTAGCTGTAGGGGAAGATAATATTTTTGAACAGTTAGATTCAGATGTTCTATTGTTAGCACCACAAATTGCCCATAAATTAGAAGATTTATCTTCAGATCTAGATATGCCAGTTTTCACAATTGACATGATGGATTATGGAATGATGAATGGGGAAAAAGTATTAAATGAGGTTTTAGAAAAAGTTGAATAA
- a CDS encoding PTS sugar transporter subunit IIC — translation MKGTFAQKLSKAVSKFSGNLIVKTIASGMARLLPVIMIGSIVTLLISLPIDPWLAFLESSGIGSIITIGSKMTNDIITIYLVVSLAYDMARLLKVNQLNAVLVSVVSFFIVTPMTDAMIGEKAAKVFTTTYLGSRGMFVGIIVALLATYLFYLLAEKGPKIKMPSSVPPAITASFESLIPAIGVATIFIAIGAVFSMTSYGDVHSAVYAVLQAPLEGLGNSIWAMVLLALLGEFFWFFGIHGSNVTSAANNTLFMPGAIENASNVAAGLPATNAVNSYFLEAFKGPRHCVLSAMLAFMAKSKQLKAVGKIAVVPGLFGISEPMKFGIPMVFNPIILIPMSLAPVISLLIAYFAIKIGFMSIVSIAVPWVAPPLIGGFLAAGWQGAVVQLIQMIAIFILYLPFFKVLDKRKCAEEALNESQAKEETVS, via the coding sequence ATGAAAGGAACGTTTGCACAAAAATTAAGTAAAGCAGTAAGTAAGTTTTCAGGTAATTTAATTGTTAAAACAATTGCTTCTGGAATGGCAAGACTTTTACCAGTTATCATGATTGGATCAATAGTGACTTTATTGATTAGTTTACCAATTGATCCATGGCTAGCATTTTTAGAAAGTTCAGGAATTGGTTCAATTATTACAATTGGATCTAAAATGACAAATGATATTATTACAATTTATCTTGTTGTTTCATTAGCATATGATATGGCGAGATTATTAAAAGTCAATCAACTCAATGCAGTATTGGTTTCAGTTGTGTCATTCTTTATTGTGACACCAATGACTGATGCAATGATTGGGGAAAAGGCCGCAAAAGTATTTACAACAACATATTTAGGTTCAAGAGGTATGTTCGTTGGGATTATCGTTGCTTTATTAGCAACATATTTGTTCTATTTGTTAGCTGAAAAAGGACCAAAGATTAAAATGCCTTCAAGTGTCCCACCAGCTATTACAGCATCATTTGAATCCTTAATACCAGCTATTGGTGTAGCAACTATCTTTATTGCTATTGGAGCAGTCTTCTCAATGACATCTTATGGTGATGTGCATTCCGCAGTATATGCCGTTTTACAAGCACCATTGGAAGGTTTAGGTAATTCAATTTGGGCAATGGTTTTATTAGCATTATTAGGTGAGTTCTTCTGGTTCTTTGGTATTCATGGAAGCAATGTCACAAGTGCTGCGAATAATACTTTGTTTATGCCAGGAGCCATTGAAAATGCATCTAATGTAGCTGCTGGATTACCAGCTACAAATGCGGTTAATTCTTATTTTTTAGAAGCTTTTAAAGGACCAAGACATTGTGTTTTATCAGCCATGTTAGCCTTTATGGCAAAATCAAAACAATTAAAGGCAGTAGGTAAAATTGCTGTTGTTCCAGGTTTGTTTGGAATTAGTGAACCAATGAAGTTTGGGATTCCAATGGTTTTCAATCCAATTATCTTAATTCCAATGTCACTTGCTCCAGTTATTTCATTGTTAATTGCTTATTTTGCGATAAAAATAGGATTTATGTCAATTGTGAGTATTGCTGTTCCATGGGTTGCACCTCCACTTATTGGTGGGTTCTTAGCTGCCGGATGGCAAGGGGCAGTTGTACAATTGATCCAAATGATTGCTATCTTTATTCTCTATTTACCATTCTTCAAAGTGTTAGATAAACGTAAATGTGCTGAAGAAGCACTTAATGAATCACAAGCAAAAGAGGAAACTGTTTCATGA
- a CDS encoding tyrosine-protein phosphatase, whose protein sequence is MTKIITLEGTFNTRDMGGIMNEEGKYVRYNRMIRSDALNKITNHDVEYLEELGLKTIVDFRGKQEIEKAPDIKIAGVKEIHLSPNAEVANLASGNIVDDKVKIDTLIKEASTKEGRARLQARTDEMSEQMRELVNSPYANKQYTAFINLLTNEDNLPLLHHCKGGKDRTGFGAMITLFILDVSLDKVKEDYMLTKKCMCERNEKRMAEYRQYTDNPFVLDYLSGLMQTKEIYFDAAIDEMIKLAGTIPNYLEKYLDVTPEKKAKIKQLFLED, encoded by the coding sequence ATGACAAAAATCATTACATTAGAGGGAACATTTAATACTCGTGATATGGGTGGAATCATGAATGAAGAGGGAAAATATGTACGATATAATCGTATGATTCGTTCTGACGCATTGAATAAAATAACCAATCATGATGTGGAATATCTTGAAGAATTAGGATTAAAAACAATTGTTGATTTCAGAGGAAAACAAGAAATTGAGAAAGCACCTGATATCAAAATAGCAGGTGTCAAAGAAATTCATTTATCGCCAAACGCAGAAGTTGCTAATCTTGCAAGTGGAAATATTGTCGATGATAAAGTGAAAATTGATACACTGATAAAAGAAGCAAGCACAAAAGAAGGCAGAGCAAGATTACAAGCTCGTACTGATGAAATGAGTGAACAAATGCGAGAGTTAGTGAATAGTCCATATGCCAATAAGCAATATACTGCTTTTATTAATCTTTTGACTAATGAAGACAATCTGCCATTATTACATCATTGTAAAGGTGGAAAAGATAGAACTGGTTTTGGCGCTATGATAACATTATTTATCCTAGATGTCAGTTTAGATAAAGTGAAAGAAGACTATATGCTCACTAAAAAATGTATGTGTGAAAGAAATGAAAAAAGAATGGCTGAGTATCGTCAATATACAGATAATCCGTTTGTATTAGATTATTTATCTGGACTTATGCAAACAAAGGAAATCTATTTTGATGCAGCGATTGATGAAATGATCAAATTAGCAGGTACAATACCAAACTATTTAGAAAAGTATTTGGATGTAACACCTGAGAAAAAAGCAAAGATTAAACAATTATTTTTAGAAGATTAG